The window ATGCTCCCTTGTCGTCTGGTACTGGCCGCCCGGAGGCCTCCCATCACGGACCCGGCTCGTGCCGGGCAGGGCCGTGAGTCAGCCACCGGGGTAGGGGGTGGATTTGCAGCGCTGAAGCATAGAAGATGGGGTCATGTCGGCGGAAAACGTGGACGCTGCCCGCCGCGGGTTCGAGGCGGCGATGAGCGGCGACCTCTCCGTGATCGAGGAACTCCTGGACCCCGACGTGAAGTGGCACGGCGGCGATCCGGGATCAGGCTGCCAGAACCGCGAGGAGGCGCTCCACTTCATGCGCCAGGCGCTGGAGAACGGCTTCACCGCGGAGCTCGTGGACGTCATAGACGCGGGCGACAAGGTGATCGTGCTGCTGAAGCCAGCAAACGCCCCAGAGCCCCGAGCAAACCTGACGACCTTCAGAGACGGAAAGGTCGTAGAGATGGTGGCCTTCGAAAGCCCGGAAGAGGCCCGGGCAGCAGCAAACGCCTGAGTCCTGCCCCTCTGCAAGTCCGCAACTCTGCAACTCCCTGAGGGCGACGAAGTCGCCCGAGAAAGAAGACGAGGCGGTCCGAAGACCGCCCCGCTCCGTTCTTATGTTCAGTCCCCGTCTGGCCCTTCGGAGACTGGCTCCCCTCGGGCTAAGCCGAGCGTGCGACTTAGGTCGAGGGGTAGTTTGGACTCGCAGCCGATTAATGCCCCCGTAACAGGATGTCGAAACCTCAGTTTTTTCGAATGCAGGAATTGGCGCGTTAGCCCAAGCCGGGACCCCGATTTTCCGCCTCCGTAAGCGGAATCTCCCACCACCGGGTGGCCGATCGCGGCCATGTGCGCGCGGATCTGGTGAGTGCGGCCTGTCTCCAATCTGACGCTGAGAAGGGAGGTTCGGGGCAGCTCCTCCACGATCTCGAAGTGTGTGCGCGCCTCGCGCGGCGCGTCCGTGCGGGTGGAGATGAGCTTGCGCTCCACCCGGTCGCGCCCCACCGGGGCATCGATCGTCCCGCTTCGCGCCGGTCTCCCCTCCACGAGCGCCGCGTACTCGCGCTCGAGCTCGCGGCGCCGGATCAGGTCCTGAAGCGCCCGGTGCACAGCCTGGGACTTGGCCACCACGAGCAGGCCGGACGTGTCCCGATCGAGCCGGTGCACGATCCCGGGCCGCGCCGAATCGCCCCCGGCCGCCCCTCGCGCCGCGAGCGCCTGCGAAAGCGTGCCGGTGGCGTGTCCCGCCGCCGGATGCACCACCACGCCGGCGGGCTTGTCCACCACGAGCAGGTGCTCGTCCTCGTACACCACCTCGAACGGGACTCCCTCCCCGGCCGCTTCGTCCACCGGGGCTGGCGGTGGCTCGGGCCTGGCCTCCACCGTCTCCCCGACGGCCAGTGCGTGGCTCTTGGGGCGTGCCCGCCCGTCGACCGTCACGAGCCCGGCGTCGATCAGCCTCTGAGCCTTCGCGCGCGAGCCCACGGGCGGCTCCGCCGCGAGCCGCACGTCGAGGCGCTTCCCCTCGTCCTCGGCCCCGGCGACGAAGCGCACCGCGTCCATCAGCCGCCGGTTCCGGCGGACGGAGAGGAGCCGCCCTCGATCACCCAGAGCAGGATCAGCACGCCCACCACCACGCACATGTCCGCCACGTTGAACGCGGGCCACAGCCGCGGATCGATGAAGTCGGTGACGGAACCCATCCGGGCGCGGTCGGCGAGGTTCCCGAGCGCCCCGCCGAGCAGGAGCCCCACCGGCAGCCACAGGTGCGGCGTGCGCGCACGCAACACGAAGTAGACGACGAGCGCGCCCAGCGCGAGCCCGGTGAGGGCTGCCACTATCGCTCCCCCACCCGCGAGGGCTCCGAAGGCGATCCCCTTGTTGTTCGCATTGGTGATGTCGAGGATGCCCGCCAGCACCTGGCGCCGCTCCCCGGGCAGGAGCGAGCCGCGGACGATCGACTTCGTGAGCTGGTCGGCCACCATCACCGCCCCAACCACGATCAGCACCTTCCGCCAGCCGGAGATCACGGCAGCCGCTTTCCTGCCGCCGCGACGCCCACGCCCACCAGGCGCACCACCTTGTCCCGCGCCGACGCGCCCCTCACCACGCTTGCTCGACCGGGCGCGACGCCCACCGCCTTCGCGAGCAGCCGGCAGAGAGCCTCGTTCGCGCGCCCATCGAGCGGCGGCGCGGTGACCCGCACCAGGAGCGAACCTGCGCGCTCGCCCACGATCTCGTCGCCGCGGGACCGCGGCTGGAGGCGCACCCGCACGAGCACGTCCCCCTCGCGCTCGGAGAGGTACGAACTCTCCCCCATTTTCCTAGTGCCCTGACCCGTCATTTCGTGCGCGCCTTCCCGGCGTCTGGTCGCGTCTGAACGCCACCCGCGGGAATCGCCGATGCTTCCAGCATCGACTCATCCCACGTGCGTCGTCAGCCACGTCCAGCCACTCGGGAAACCGAAGCCGAAATTCCGACTCACGGCACGCACTAGCCGTGGATCAGCCCTACGACGATCTGCCCCACGATGATCAGCACGAACATCGCGACCGCCGCGGACAGGTCAATTCCGGCGCCGCCGAAGCGCAACGGCGGCATGAAGCGGCGGAAGATGTTCAGGTACGGGTCCGTGACCTCGTGGATGAACGTGAGCACCACCTCGAGCCAGCGGTAGTAGGGCATCCGCGGGATCCAGCTGAGCAGGATCCGGACGAAGATCAGCACGTAGTAGACGATC is drawn from Thermoleophilaceae bacterium and contains these coding sequences:
- a CDS encoding nuclear transport factor 2 family protein, with the protein product MSAENVDAARRGFEAAMSGDLSVIEELLDPDVKWHGGDPGSGCQNREEALHFMRQALENGFTAELVDVIDAGDKVIVLLKPANAPEPRANLTTFRDGKVVEMVAFESPEEARAAANA
- a CDS encoding RluA family pseudouridine synthase, with amino-acid sequence MDAVRFVAGAEDEGKRLDVRLAAEPPVGSRAKAQRLIDAGLVTVDGRARPKSHALAVGETVEARPEPPPAPVDEAAGEGVPFEVVYEDEHLLVVDKPAGVVVHPAAGHATGTLSQALAARGAAGGDSARPGIVHRLDRDTSGLLVVAKSQAVHRALQDLIRRRELEREYAALVEGRPARSGTIDAPVGRDRVERKLISTRTDAPREARTHFEIVEELPRTSLLSVRLETGRTHQIRAHMAAIGHPVVGDSAYGGGKSGSRLGLTRQFLHSKKLRFRHPVTGALIGCESKLPLDLSRTLGLARGEPVSEGPDGD
- the lspA gene encoding signal peptidase II yields the protein MISGWRKVLIVVGAVMVADQLTKSIVRGSLLPGERRQVLAGILDITNANNKGIAFGALAGGGAIVAALTGLALGALVVYFVLRARTPHLWLPVGLLLGGALGNLADRARMGSVTDFIDPRLWPAFNVADMCVVVGVLILLWVIEGGSSPSAGTGG
- a CDS encoding DUF167 domain-containing protein; protein product: MGESSYLSEREGDVLVRVRLQPRSRGDEIVGERAGSLLVRVTAPPLDGRANEALCRLLAKAVGVAPGRASVVRGASARDKVVRLVGVGVAAAGKRLP
- a CDS encoding YggT family protein, with product MILPLAITRVDVAKYVETLLIVYYVLIFVRILLSWIPRMPYYRWLEVVLTFIHEVTDPYLNIFRRFMPPLRFGGAGIDLSAAVAMFVLIIVGQIVVGLIHG